A region from the Linepithema humile isolate Giens D197 chromosome 1, Lhum_UNIL_v1.0, whole genome shotgun sequence genome encodes:
- the LOC105670988 gene encoding disks large-associated protein 5 isoform X1 yields MDFKNQYKNPRPGFGDADHKRDLRAVRRNKSRKEDRSRAFNFNRDLRDVSASTSPQLVENKAEIKDELMKKLIKWREDRDRKKKMEAAKKKPAFKVGVVHHSLCSPRIRTDKKLPQQAKRPNNVPKGITKATEKRLRAKAAAASTSIKQAPTTSKNTTLTSIKHSTNKMERKSTSAIKKSSSIKKHESFAPAGHKFRPPSGVKKMPLFGLVQIEPTPQEKGDFFIQEKLKECKTIDINEQQNATIDIDKEHNATIDIDTEHNATIDIDKEHNATINIDKEHNATFEIDKPKNSSLEKLNYNTPDRNDIKKGFRTSSPKEEDFIVFSPYLTLSRGKKNARKEQQQRLGIGRLSSNEIPTKDTVMQNLNISVEDEERTAQYFKFLLKKETLRLQELCQNWSKIRLENDVPDDAEYEINQAVGQTNLLITKKFERFRNLVQDCETGRGEMLVTCRDLQGFWDMMYMEVENCESRFKKLEERQSRGWQEEEHTTIKPIAKKRVLPKKQTVSSKPSSLRSIILAARKKKIEAGTANKEDLLLQDEDINEKHITSSGKKSITFKDVNTRHSTRRSKSHDVKEHNKSTPVRRESSRVSLVKAQFSDTSKRMKSPYTVMKISQMCKTPEVQLDDTISYVNSDQTPGKSILKKSEELINKETRIKSAHKVNFDDEVFSLDVPLDEETQVKLNLSAALNRIDGLDLNEASPQENIDAVKQLKFESFSENIEDFSENEMGAAEAEIKKKRNRSKSSIQNMTDFKEHLFDISSESVKKLWDDIRTINQGLENPIEDRNISNTPPSINIWSATPIASEDNTEVRVLRNRTITATDTPKTNRRSKMTPKNVSKKENKSPTKSHKKSLAKLSQKDGNKSMTRDKDDITEIQDNILTENVDKRRKSSRKSVAFNPEDCLVCSETKPVLPMTPHLKKHRNKTSFRQSRGRHISDEDLISWTTPERIPNRITRSQGLRDTKN; encoded by the exons ATGGATTTCAAGAACCAATATAAAAATCCACGTCCAGGATTTGGTGACGCGGATCACAAGAGGGATTTACGTGCTGTTAGGAGAAATAAGTCACGCAAAGAAGACCGATCGCGAGCCTTCAATTTCAACCGTGACCTACGCGACGTTTCGGCATCCACAAGTCCACAGCTCG tagaaAATAAAGCTGAAATTAAGGATGAacttatgaaaaaattaataaaatggagAGAGGATCGcgatagaaaaaagaaaatggaagCTGCGAAGAAAAAACCTGCATTTAAAGTTGGAGTTGTTCATCATTCTCTATGTTCTCCTAGGATTAGAACAGATAAAAAGTTACCTCAGCAAGCAAAACGGCCAAATAATGTCCCTAAAGGTATTACAAAGGCTACGGAAAAACGATTACGAGCTAAAGCAGCAGCTGCTTCTACTAGTATCAAGCAAGCACCAACTACTTCAAAGAATACTACTTTGACTTCAATAAAACATTCTACGaataaaatggaaagaaaGTCAACATCTGCTATTAAGAAGTCATCATCTATTAAAAAGCACGAATCATTCGCTCCTGCTGGTCACAAGTTTAGACCTCCTTCTGGGGTGAAAAAAATGCCTTTATTTGGTCTTGTGCAAATAGAACCAACTCCACAAGAGAAAGGGGACTTCTTTATAcaagagaaattaaaagaatgcaaaacaattgatataaatgaaCAACAGAATGCAACAATCGATATAGATAAGGAACATAATGCAACAATCGATATAGATACGGAACATAATGCAACAATCGATATAGATAAGGAACATAATGCAACAATCAATATAGATAAAGAACATAATGCAACATTTGAAATAGATAAACCGAAAAACAGTTCactagaaaaattaaattataatactccTGAtagaaatgatattaaaaaaggaTTTAGAACTTCAAGTCCTAAGGAAGAagattttatcgttttttcACCGTATCTTACACTAAGTCGTGGTAAGAAAAATGCCAGAAAAGAACAACAGCAGCGCCTTGGTATCGGTCGTTTATCATCCAACGAAATTCCAACCAAAGATACTGTAATGCAAAACCTAAACATATCCGTAGAAGACGAGGAACGCACTGCTCAGTACTTTAAATTTCTCTTGAAGAAAGAAACACTTAGACTTCAAGAACTTTGCCAAAATTGGTCGAAAATCCGACTGGAGAATGATGTCCCAGATGACGCTGAGTATGAAATAAATCAAGCAGTAGGACAAACAAATTTGTTGATAACCAAAAAGTTTGAAAGATTTCGTAATTTAGTACAGGATTGTGAAACTGGTCGGGGAGAAATGTTGGTTACGTGTAGAGATTTGCAAGGATTTTGGGATATGATGTATATGGAAGTCGAGAATTGTGAATCGCGGTTTAAGAAACTGGAAGAACGTCAAAGTAGAGGATGGCAAGAGGAAGAACATACTACGATCAAACCAATTGCCAAAAAACGGGTGCTTCCGAAAAAGCAAACTGTCTCGTCGAAGCCAAGTTCACTTCGATCAATAATCTTAGCAgctagaaaaaagaaaattgaagcAGGGACAGCAAATAAAGAAGATTTGTTATTACAAGATgaagatataaatgaaaaacatATTACGTCGAGTGGTAAAAAGTCAATAACATTTAAAGATGTTAATACTCGACATAGTACAAGGAGATCCAAGTCTCACGACGTTAAGGAACACAACAAATCGACTCCAGTTCGACGTGAGAGTTCTCGAGTAAGTTTGGTGAAAGCACAATTTTCGGACACATCCAAAAGAATGAAGAGTCCATATACAGTCATGAAAATAAGTCAAATGTGTAAGACACCTGAAGTTCAGTTAGACGACACAATATCATACGTTAATTCTGATCAAACACCAggtaaaagtatattaaagaaatccgaagaattaataaataaagagacTCGGATAAAGTCGGCACATAAAGTCAATTTTGATGATGAAGTATTTTCGCTTGACGTCCCTCTTGATGAAGAAACGCAAGTTAAGCTAAACTTATCCGCTGCACTAAACAGGATAGACGGTCTTGATTTAAATGAAGCAAGCCCACAAGAGAACATTGATGCTGTAAAacaattgaaatttgaaagtttctctgaaaatattgaagattTCTCCGAGAATGAAATGGGCGCAGCAGaagcagaaataaaaaagaaacgaaatagATCTAAATCATCTATTCAGAATATGACAGATTTTAAGGAGCACTTATTTGACATATCATCAGAGTCTGTTAAAAAGTTATGGGATGATATACGAACTATCAATCAAGGTTTAGAAAATCCAATTGAAGACAGGAACATATCTAACACGCCaccttcaataaatatttggtCTGCAACGCCTATTGCTTCTGAAGATAATACAGAAGTAAGAGTGCTCAGAAATAGAACTATCACAGCAACTGACACCCCCAAGACGAACAGAAGAAGCAAAATG actCCAAAAAATgttagtaaaaaagaaaataagagtCCTACAAAATCGCATAAAAAAAGCTtggcaaaattatcacaaAAAGATGGAAATAAAAGTATGACAAGAGATAAAGATGATATAACAGAGATTCaggataatatattaacagaaaatgttgataaaagaagaaaatcatcTCGTAAAAGTGTTGCATTTAACC ctGAAGACTGTTTGGTATGTTCCGAAACCAAACCAGTGCTACCTATGACTcctcatttaaaaaaacatcgGAATAAGACTTCCTTCAGACAGAGTCGAGGCAGACACATATCCGATGAAGATCTTATATCGTGGACTACACCTGAACGAA tTCCTAATAGAATTACAAGATCTCAAGGATTACGAGATACGAAAAactaa
- the LOC105670988 gene encoding disks large-associated protein 5 isoform X2: MDFKNQYKNPRPGFGDADHKRDLRAVRRNKSRKEDRSRAFNFNRDLRDVSASTSPQLENKAEIKDELMKKLIKWREDRDRKKKMEAAKKKPAFKVGVVHHSLCSPRIRTDKKLPQQAKRPNNVPKGITKATEKRLRAKAAAASTSIKQAPTTSKNTTLTSIKHSTNKMERKSTSAIKKSSSIKKHESFAPAGHKFRPPSGVKKMPLFGLVQIEPTPQEKGDFFIQEKLKECKTIDINEQQNATIDIDKEHNATIDIDTEHNATIDIDKEHNATINIDKEHNATFEIDKPKNSSLEKLNYNTPDRNDIKKGFRTSSPKEEDFIVFSPYLTLSRGKKNARKEQQQRLGIGRLSSNEIPTKDTVMQNLNISVEDEERTAQYFKFLLKKETLRLQELCQNWSKIRLENDVPDDAEYEINQAVGQTNLLITKKFERFRNLVQDCETGRGEMLVTCRDLQGFWDMMYMEVENCESRFKKLEERQSRGWQEEEHTTIKPIAKKRVLPKKQTVSSKPSSLRSIILAARKKKIEAGTANKEDLLLQDEDINEKHITSSGKKSITFKDVNTRHSTRRSKSHDVKEHNKSTPVRRESSRVSLVKAQFSDTSKRMKSPYTVMKISQMCKTPEVQLDDTISYVNSDQTPGKSILKKSEELINKETRIKSAHKVNFDDEVFSLDVPLDEETQVKLNLSAALNRIDGLDLNEASPQENIDAVKQLKFESFSENIEDFSENEMGAAEAEIKKKRNRSKSSIQNMTDFKEHLFDISSESVKKLWDDIRTINQGLENPIEDRNISNTPPSINIWSATPIASEDNTEVRVLRNRTITATDTPKTNRRSKMTPKNVSKKENKSPTKSHKKSLAKLSQKDGNKSMTRDKDDITEIQDNILTENVDKRRKSSRKSVAFNPEDCLVCSETKPVLPMTPHLKKHRNKTSFRQSRGRHISDEDLISWTTPERIPNRITRSQGLRDTKN, encoded by the exons ATGGATTTCAAGAACCAATATAAAAATCCACGTCCAGGATTTGGTGACGCGGATCACAAGAGGGATTTACGTGCTGTTAGGAGAAATAAGTCACGCAAAGAAGACCGATCGCGAGCCTTCAATTTCAACCGTGACCTACGCGACGTTTCGGCATCCACAAGTCCACAGCTCG aaAATAAAGCTGAAATTAAGGATGAacttatgaaaaaattaataaaatggagAGAGGATCGcgatagaaaaaagaaaatggaagCTGCGAAGAAAAAACCTGCATTTAAAGTTGGAGTTGTTCATCATTCTCTATGTTCTCCTAGGATTAGAACAGATAAAAAGTTACCTCAGCAAGCAAAACGGCCAAATAATGTCCCTAAAGGTATTACAAAGGCTACGGAAAAACGATTACGAGCTAAAGCAGCAGCTGCTTCTACTAGTATCAAGCAAGCACCAACTACTTCAAAGAATACTACTTTGACTTCAATAAAACATTCTACGaataaaatggaaagaaaGTCAACATCTGCTATTAAGAAGTCATCATCTATTAAAAAGCACGAATCATTCGCTCCTGCTGGTCACAAGTTTAGACCTCCTTCTGGGGTGAAAAAAATGCCTTTATTTGGTCTTGTGCAAATAGAACCAACTCCACAAGAGAAAGGGGACTTCTTTATAcaagagaaattaaaagaatgcaaaacaattgatataaatgaaCAACAGAATGCAACAATCGATATAGATAAGGAACATAATGCAACAATCGATATAGATACGGAACATAATGCAACAATCGATATAGATAAGGAACATAATGCAACAATCAATATAGATAAAGAACATAATGCAACATTTGAAATAGATAAACCGAAAAACAGTTCactagaaaaattaaattataatactccTGAtagaaatgatattaaaaaaggaTTTAGAACTTCAAGTCCTAAGGAAGAagattttatcgttttttcACCGTATCTTACACTAAGTCGTGGTAAGAAAAATGCCAGAAAAGAACAACAGCAGCGCCTTGGTATCGGTCGTTTATCATCCAACGAAATTCCAACCAAAGATACTGTAATGCAAAACCTAAACATATCCGTAGAAGACGAGGAACGCACTGCTCAGTACTTTAAATTTCTCTTGAAGAAAGAAACACTTAGACTTCAAGAACTTTGCCAAAATTGGTCGAAAATCCGACTGGAGAATGATGTCCCAGATGACGCTGAGTATGAAATAAATCAAGCAGTAGGACAAACAAATTTGTTGATAACCAAAAAGTTTGAAAGATTTCGTAATTTAGTACAGGATTGTGAAACTGGTCGGGGAGAAATGTTGGTTACGTGTAGAGATTTGCAAGGATTTTGGGATATGATGTATATGGAAGTCGAGAATTGTGAATCGCGGTTTAAGAAACTGGAAGAACGTCAAAGTAGAGGATGGCAAGAGGAAGAACATACTACGATCAAACCAATTGCCAAAAAACGGGTGCTTCCGAAAAAGCAAACTGTCTCGTCGAAGCCAAGTTCACTTCGATCAATAATCTTAGCAgctagaaaaaagaaaattgaagcAGGGACAGCAAATAAAGAAGATTTGTTATTACAAGATgaagatataaatgaaaaacatATTACGTCGAGTGGTAAAAAGTCAATAACATTTAAAGATGTTAATACTCGACATAGTACAAGGAGATCCAAGTCTCACGACGTTAAGGAACACAACAAATCGACTCCAGTTCGACGTGAGAGTTCTCGAGTAAGTTTGGTGAAAGCACAATTTTCGGACACATCCAAAAGAATGAAGAGTCCATATACAGTCATGAAAATAAGTCAAATGTGTAAGACACCTGAAGTTCAGTTAGACGACACAATATCATACGTTAATTCTGATCAAACACCAggtaaaagtatattaaagaaatccgaagaattaataaataaagagacTCGGATAAAGTCGGCACATAAAGTCAATTTTGATGATGAAGTATTTTCGCTTGACGTCCCTCTTGATGAAGAAACGCAAGTTAAGCTAAACTTATCCGCTGCACTAAACAGGATAGACGGTCTTGATTTAAATGAAGCAAGCCCACAAGAGAACATTGATGCTGTAAAacaattgaaatttgaaagtttctctgaaaatattgaagattTCTCCGAGAATGAAATGGGCGCAGCAGaagcagaaataaaaaagaaacgaaatagATCTAAATCATCTATTCAGAATATGACAGATTTTAAGGAGCACTTATTTGACATATCATCAGAGTCTGTTAAAAAGTTATGGGATGATATACGAACTATCAATCAAGGTTTAGAAAATCCAATTGAAGACAGGAACATATCTAACACGCCaccttcaataaatatttggtCTGCAACGCCTATTGCTTCTGAAGATAATACAGAAGTAAGAGTGCTCAGAAATAGAACTATCACAGCAACTGACACCCCCAAGACGAACAGAAGAAGCAAAATG actCCAAAAAATgttagtaaaaaagaaaataagagtCCTACAAAATCGCATAAAAAAAGCTtggcaaaattatcacaaAAAGATGGAAATAAAAGTATGACAAGAGATAAAGATGATATAACAGAGATTCaggataatatattaacagaaaatgttgataaaagaagaaaatcatcTCGTAAAAGTGTTGCATTTAACC ctGAAGACTGTTTGGTATGTTCCGAAACCAAACCAGTGCTACCTATGACTcctcatttaaaaaaacatcgGAATAAGACTTCCTTCAGACAGAGTCGAGGCAGACACATATCCGATGAAGATCTTATATCGTGGACTACACCTGAACGAA tTCCTAATAGAATTACAAGATCTCAAGGATTACGAGATACGAAAAactaa
- the WDR79 gene encoding telomerase Cajal body protein 1 has translation MECAELKVESCLLTATQHETLNKSDVVINTKSQNDAKTDENDHVQLESLFIQPEDCSNLINTETYLESNNASITNKTVHHTFSQSHVTQDTTQSLEETQNNETVNDTKLRSTNLEHAELTDSTCILYNLSSTPRLLCVATEEYQPTDLYENFTKGCQWSPDGTCLLVPSEDFRLRIYELPRELYSGQIPFDFKETHFTPALTVKEGGLIYDTCWYPFMNSWDPATCCFLSTSRESPIHLWDAFTGELRATYRAYNQVDEVEASISIQFVDSGKEIWCGFKNAVRTFDTDRPGRQTNTIQFKHDFPNMTGLVSCIRENPIMSGLIAFGTYSKCIGLYKDGPLCTFKTGSGVTQIEFSSCGTKLFSVVRKNNEFLCWDLRNPGNILYSLGGRQSNTNQRIQFSITPDTKQIISGGVDGNIAVWELPEITHYDEDLSPKYKIKLSEDCINGTSLHRSLPIIATSSGQRQCGIENQYRDNSVRLWWAS, from the exons atggaatgtGCAGAACTCAAGGTTGAATCATGTTTGTTGACAGCAACACAGCatgaaactttaaataaaagtgaTGTAGtcataaatacaaaaagtCAAAATGATGCAAAAACTGACGAAAATGACCATGTACAATTAGAGAGTTTATTTATACAGCCTGAAGACTGTtccaatttaataaatactgaAACGTATTTAGAATCCAATAATGCTTCAATCACAAACAAAACTGTCCATCATACTTTTTCACAGTCACat gTGACACAGGACACAACGCAATCTTTAGAAGAgacacaaaataatgaaacagtaAATGATACAAAACTAAGAAGTACAAATTTGGAGCATGCTGAATTAACAGATTCTACTTGTATTCTGTACAATTTGTCCAGCACACCAAGGCTACTATGTGTAGCTACTGAAGAATATCAACCTACAGActtgtatgaaaattttacaaaaggcTGCCAGTGGTCCCCAGATGGAACATGCTTGCTTGTACCATCAGAAGACTTTAGATTGCGCATTTATGAGCTTCCTAGAGAATTATATTCTGGCCAAATCCCATTTGATTTTAAGGAGACCCATTTTACACCTGCTTTAACAGTTAAAGAAGGAGGTCTTATATACGACACTTGCTGGTATCCCTTTATGAATTCATGGGATCCTGCAACATGTTGCTTTCTTAGTACCAGTAGAGAGAGCCCCATTCATTTATGGGATGCATTTACAGGAGAACTGCGTGCAACGTATCGAGCTTACAATCA AGTTGATGAAGTAGAAGCATCTATAAGTATCCAATTTGTGGATTCAGGAAAGGAAATATGGTGTGGTTTTAAAAACGCTGTGAGAACTTTTGACACGGACCGTCCTGGACGTCAAACAAATACCATTCAATTTAAACACGATTTTCCAAATATGACTGGATTAGTCTCCTGCATTCGTGAAAATCCAATTATGTCGGGCCTAATTGCCTTCGGCACGTATTCTAAATGTATCG gtCTGTACAAAGATGGACCACTATGCACTTTTAAAACTGGAAGTGGTGTAACACAAATTGAATTTAGCTCTTGCGGAACGAAATTGTTCTCCGTTGTTCGGAAAAACAATGAATTTTTATGCTGGGACCTTCGTAATCCTGgaaatatactttattctcTTGGAGGAAGACAATCAAATACCAATCAAAGAATACAATTTAGTATAACACCTGATACTAAACAGATAATTTCTG GTGGTGTCGATGGAAATATCGCTGTGTGGGAATTACCAGAAATTACACATTACGATGAAGATCTAAgtccaaaatataaaataaaattatctgaaGATTGCATAAATGGAACAAGCTTACACAGAAGTTTACCCATAATAGCAACCAGTTCTGGACAGAGGCAATGTGGTATTGAAAACCAATATAGAGACAACAGCGTAAGATTATGGTGGGCTTCTTGA